The following coding sequences are from one Zalophus californianus isolate mZalCal1 chromosome 5, mZalCal1.pri.v2, whole genome shotgun sequence window:
- the LOC113928560 gene encoding serine protease inhibitor Kazal-type 6, translating into MTCSGDQESRKGVFSQGRQIDCGEFRDPKVYCTRESNPHCGSDGQTYGNKCAFCKAMVKSGGKINLKHQGKC; encoded by the exons ATGACTTGTTCAGGTGACCAAGAATCAAGAAAAG GTGTCTTCAGTCAAGGAAGACAG ATTGACTGTGGTGAGTTCCGGGATCCCAAGGTCTACTGCACACGGGAATCTAACCCCCACTGTGGCTCTGACGGCCAGACATATGGCAATAAGTGTGCCTTCTGTAAGGCGATGGT GAAAAGTGGTGGGAAGATCAACCTAAAGCATCAAGGAAAATGCTGA
- the SPINK14 gene encoding serine protease inhibitor Kazal-type 14 encodes MSEDSQHSQVCLKYYSLCLTTKRQSLLREQVQTCFLCGEGLVAQKPLVASSFSLYPLKEKNLGESLVSGRRQWWPPHGTVKVKCPYKKVDLSWFIGTVNPCPGLYQPICGTNFVTYENPCILCIESLKSRGEIRFQNDGKC; translated from the exons ATGTCAGAAGATTCTCAGCACAGCCAAGTATGCCTAAAatattacagtctttgtcttacTACAAAGAGGCAGTCTCTGCTTCGTGAGCAAGTACAGACCTGCTTCCTCTGTGGAGAAGGTCTTGTTGCCCAGAAGCCTCTAGTGGCCTCATCATTTTCTTTGTATcccctcaaagaaaaaaatctgggtgAATCCTTAG TTTCAGGCCGTCGACAGTGGTGGCCACCACATGGAACTGTTAAG GTGAAATGTCCATATAAGAAAGTAGACTTGAGTTGGTTCATTGGAACTGTGAACCCCTGCCCCGGTTTATATCAACCCATCTGTGGCACTAATTTTGTAACCTATGAAAACCCCTGCATCTTGTGTATTGAGAGCCT gaaatcTCGGGGGGAAATTAGGTTTCAAAATGACGGAAAATGCTAG